aacaaaaatcaaaatagGTAAGTGAATTACAGTTAAATTGATAGAGGTGTGGGTACTACTGCTATTGCTAACTCTGTGCCTGCTGCTTCAACTCTCAATAATGCCAGTATTCTCTTCCATTGAGCATTTCGTTATCAAGTTCTCCTCTCctatgtccctcacccttgctgttatctatcaTCCATCAAAGAATAACTCTGCTTTATTGTGGAGTTCTTGCAATTCTGCTCCCTAATCTGCACTTCAACTCACAAAATTCTACtcctaggtgatttcaacatccaTGTCAATTTGCCTTCTTCCCCTCTAGTGACCGACTTTGTCATGCtgctggactgtcttggactctctcaatctgtcaacgttCCCACTCACACCCAAGAACACACCCTgaatctgctcatcaccaggggtcttgatatctccaatctcAAAGTCAtggatatctctctctctctgaccatttcttaatcactgccaatattaatcttcCAGCACTTTCAGctgctactgatactgttatttccttctgtcccaaaaatctgctaaatcTTACAATACTAtcagaatgtgtctcttcttCTCCTCTGACTGGTACAATCCCATCTTCGGTCGATGCTGTGGTGTCCCTCTACAACACCACCCTTACTCAGATCATTGACACAGTTGCCACGCTTACAATCAAAATAGTAAAGAAACATTGAAACTGTCCATGGTATACCCTTGAACTTCGACTGCTTGTCTGCCTGCCGCAAGTCTGAGCGCAAATGGAGGTTGTCTGGACTATCAGCTCACTGAGAGATTTGGACTGATCACCTCAGTAGCTACAGGCGTGCGCTCACTGTTGCCAGGGTGAAGTACTGCTCTGAAATCCTATCCATAGGACatggtaaaccaaatattctcttcaaaaccagtgaccaaatcctgcatccagccatTGATaaattcatcctcctctcttacctgcaaTGATTTCTCatctttcttttggaacaaaatcgACACCATTTATGATacactctcctgccacaaacccagtatagtacttgaccaccttgactcccttccgattgcccctcctgctctctcttccttctctcctctctccactactgatgtctccagcctattTTTGAAATCACCTACTGCCAAGTtccccttggacccctggccaacaaatcttgtccgtctctgtgcttctgatcttgttCCTTCCATTATACACACTCTCAACCTATCCCTGATCTCAGGCCTGGTTCCTACTTCCCTTAAGACTGTCCGAGTAATGTCGGTGCTCAAAATCTATCTTATCTAACTTCCATCCCTTATCTtacttttctctccaaaactctttaaaaggctgtagccagccagctgatgaaacatttcacagataacaatctgcttgaatttcttccGTCTGGCttccggccacatcacagtaccgaaactgctctgctccagattgtaaatgatctcctggTCAATGCTGATGTTGCTGCttcctctgtccttgtcctccttgacctaactgctgcttttgataccatagattataccattcttcttgaccaccttcagaagaaTGGTGGAATCTCTTGAACCtctctctcctggctgtcctcctACCTATCTACAgtttgttttctatgatggaagcagtgctaaTGCAAACCCGGTCACGTGCGATGTCCACCAAGGATGttctcttctcttcaacatctacatgcttcccttgggtcacctcatccaccaacatagCCTAATGTTTCACTctgtttttatgcagatgacacccagctctacctaaaactagaccctggatgtccctctgccatggctctcagcttgcatccaagacattgaggcctggatgtctgccaattgcTTAACACCAGCCAATCTGAAAttcttctagtaggatcgaaaactcaactgAAGAATTTCCATATTGCTGCCGAACCTTGgtaactgtctgctgctgccttcccccagagtacgaagccttggtgtacttctggatggtaacctctcctttgatgcccaaatctcctttGTTGTCAAATCCTActtctaccacctccgaaacatagatacaaacattttaaaacaacgtGTTAATggtgtataaaaaataaaataaataacaaaaataagcatgTCTAAAACTGATATGCCATTGAGTTAATTCATCCTAGAAGACATTGCTGGACATGACCATATCCTAGCAACCTGAGAAGCTCGATGGAACTCTCAAGTGAGAATAATAGATGCATCTACTGACTTTTATCAGGGTGCACTGTGTTACTACCTTACCAGAAAGAATGAAGACGCTAATTCTGGGACACTAGCCATCAAGCTTCGAGATAGGAGTTGCCCGAAGCAGTTCATAATCCTGAAAAAGTATTGTAAGACCAAGACCAGTGATCCAGGAAgacaggaaacagcacagcaaagtccAATACGTCTTACAGGTATTGTGATAATGTACATATAGACGTGAGATGTGAAGCAGTGAGTCTTCCTTCTATTTGGCTTGTTCACTTGGCCAGATAATCACTCCTCAGACAAGCAGATGTAATGCCAAAATATCTGTGTTAAATGTAAAATCATAACAATTCTCTTTTGTTCTTGTGAAAAGGTAAAATATTATGTGACAGGAAATATTGCATTTGACATTgagaaacacaaatatatttttacaaaattgttAACCAAAATGTAGTCAGCAAAGGGATAAAAAgagaaaagggaaaaggggatTTTTCTGTCTTTCAACTGTAAAATTCTAAGCAAAAATGTAGCAGGTCTGTGGGAGATTTCTGCACAGCAGGACTTTGGGGAATAGTTTTGGAAGGGAAGGATAGCTTTGGTTCCAGGATCCTCTGAAGCCTCTGGAGCTTCATTAAGGAAGGGGGTGGGCTTCCTGCCTCCATCTGCAGCTCTCTCTAAACAGCAGGAGCGTGAACCTGCACCACCACCACAGACAATGGTGTCTGGACTgagaatgagagaaaaaaaaaaaaaaaaaatatatatatatatatatatatatatatatatatatatatatatatatatatatatatatatatatgtgtgtgtgtgtgtgtataaacgtAAGTTCTTTGGTTACAGCAGAGTATTAATTACACAATAGGAAACAATAGGGATGTTGTCAGACAGACAGAGTACTGGCACTTGTTCACTCAGGAAGCCCAGCCTGGAATGTGCCTACATTAGACTGGTAATACTATATAGGCTGCTACCTTGTTACTCGAGGTAGCTGTTATTTTCAATATTTGATAAAGCTGTTCTTAGCCATGAACTCGTGAAGGATTCAaggtactgtagtgtacaaactaaaacaaacttaACCACACTATTTTATGCCACACTGATTGTGGAATACAGTCTTATCACACAAAATTGTCCTTTTTTTGAATACTCAGGAgagacaaatattttaaaaatatgcaagatTTTTATAACACagttcacaaaactttaaaagaaaattccCTGGTAACGTTTCAGATTCTGACTGGTTGAAGAGGTACCAGATACCTTTTTAGAATTGGACCCTAAGTGAAAGCAACCCCTTGAAATGAAATTTAAGATTAGAAACAAAAATCTGATCTACAGCACAGCGTAGCTTAGCCAGAGACTGTTACTGAAACtgcaatttgcttaaaaaaattgctaaattttatatatatatataaatatatatatatatatatatatatatatatatatatatatatatcttaaattCCTATCTACACCTCACCGTGATGAGAGGGTGAAACGCTCGCTGGAGGCAATTCCAGTGAGTGGCTAACGTAGAAGGTCCCAGAGCAGGCAATGGCAAACCACTCTGGATGTACTTTGCCAGGAAAAACGAATGACAGACACGCAAACAAAAACTAACGATATGGGACCGGATGGTGGAACCTCCAGGCCGGAAGAGTCTCGAAGAGCTACTGGGGAAGAGCTAGGCCCCGTTCGCAGAACTCCTAGGAACACCACGATCCCGAATGACGTTTCGCAGACAAAGCCACAAGGACCCTGTGAGACTGAGACACAGGAAGAAAGCAAATGGAAGCTGGGCTACAAGAATAAGAAATCGGCCACACAATGGCCTGAAACAAGAAACCCGAAAACTATAGGGATGTGGAACACAAGGACAATACAAATAGGAACTCTTAGAATCCTGAAAGATGAGATGGAAAGGATATGAGTGGATCTTTTAGGGCTTGCCGAAACAAGATGGACCGGAAACGGCTATTTCAACTCAGGTGGCACCACAATCTATTTCTCGGGAAACTAAACGAAAAGAGAAGGAGGAGTTGCATTCATGTGCAGCAAGGAAACATCGAAGCTGGTAATGGGGTATAACCCCTACAACGCGAGAATGATATCGCTCAATATTCAGGGTAAACCGGTAAATGCAACGATCATACAAGTGTACGCCCCAACATCCAATTCTGACGACGAAGAGTCAGTAGAGTTCTATGCACAACTACAGTCACTCATCGATGCGACCCCTAAAAGAGATATACTGATCATCCTCGGTGATCTGAATGCCAAGATTGGCGATAAACTGGCAGCCGGTGTGACCGGGAAGTTCGGGCTTGGCGAACGAAACGAAAGAGGAGAAGAACTGATCAAATTCTGCGCAGGAAACAACTTGATGATCATGAACACCTGGTTCAAGCAACACGCAAGAAGGCTATCTACCTGGACAGCGCCAAGCGGAGAGTATAAGAAACAGATAGACTATGTCATGGGAACCGTAAACCAGAATGAAGGCGACGAGCCAGAAATATTAAGGTCAGAAGTCATACAAGCACTCAGAGAAACGGCGAACAACAAAACTCCTGTAATTGATAATCTCCCCATAGAGATATGGAAGAATCTCGGTGATGAAGGAACAACAGCCCTGACCAAACTTTGCAACAAAGTATTCAGAGCTAAGAAGTGGCCTCAAGACTGGAAAACGTCAGCATACATTGCAATACCGAAGAAGGGAGATCTTAGAGTATGTGAGAATTACAGGACAACCGCTCTGATCTGCCACGCGAGCAAAATACTGCTGAAGATCATCTTAAAGAGACTAGATAACTTTGTGAATACTCAGCTACCTGACAAGCAAGCAGGGTTTAGGAAAAACAGAGGCACGAGGGACCACATTTGCAACATGAGGTGGATCACCGAAACCAGCagagaaagaaatggaaaagTTCACATGTGCTTCACTGATTATGCCAAAGCATTTGATTGTGTAGACTGAGCACTTCTCTGGGAAATCTTGAAGAGGATGGGAGCCCCTGTGCATCTGGTCAGTCTATTAAGCTAGCTTTACAGAGACCAGGAAGTGACTATAAGGACATCAGACCTGGTAACAGAGAAATTCAAAATCGGCAAAGGCGTCAGACAGGGCTGTGTCCTGTCTCCGGCCCTGTTCAATCTATATGCGGAAGAAATCATCAGACAATCCTTAGAGGTTCTGGACTTCGGAGTAAGGATTGGCGGGGTGAAAATAAACAATCTCCGCTATGCAGATGACCCTACCCTGCGAGCAACAACATCGAAGACCTGGAGAAAGCTTTAACAGGCTTGCGCAGAGAAAGCGCAAAGAAAGGTCTTCTTCTGAATATGAAGAAAACTGTATTCATGTCCACAGTGTCCGACGTCGATCTGAGAATAGAAGCGAAAGGGTCGAAAGGGTGGCACAATTCGAATTCCTCGGCTCAGTGTTAACGGACAATGGAGATATCAAACCCGAGATCACCAGACGTTTGGCCAAGGGGAGACAAGTCATGTCAGGCTTGACAAAACTCTGGATGGACAAAAATATATCCACACAGACAAAAGCAAGGCTAGTGAGATCCCTAGTTCACCCAGTAGCAACCTACGCGAGTGAGAGTTGGATAACAACCAAGACTCTAAGAAGGAAAATCCAGTCATTCAAAATGTGGTGCTGGAGGAGAATGCTCAGAGTCCCGTGGACAGAAAGGAGATCCAACGTAAAAATTCTTCAGCAAGTAGGAAATCCAATACCTCTGGATGGAACAATCATCAGGCAGAAACCGGTCTACCTCAGGCGTATTACAAGGGGCAATCAACTAGAAAAAGTTGTCATGACAGGCATGGCCAATGGGAAAAGAGGGCGCTGAAGGACCAAAATGAGATGGCTACAGGAAGCCAAGGAAGCCCTGAATATGAGTCTCCAAGAAATCCTACAAGCCACAAGGAATAGAGAAAGATGGCGCGAACTCTGTCATAAGGTCGCTATGAGTCGCCTGCGACTCGACAGACGAacatgaacatatatatatatatatatatatatatatatatatatatatatatatatatatatatatatataccctttataaaaaaaaaatactcttttaaagtttaccatggtaaatttacAAATCACTTTGCAGTTTACTATATTTCAGCTTGGagaatgaatgatttattgattgcaattgcagatgatttaatgaactgtgatgggTGCTCAGGGCTAATTATACAGTTAATTATACATTTGGCTGGAGGCCTTGTCCATGGATGCTCGACGGCTACCTGTGCGAGACCTACTGGAAAAACATGttacagttacatgcatcccagtgccgcagataggaagtggctatgagccaccttTCCCCGGGACGGGGCATGCTGCAaggtggtggctggggaggaggaggccgAAACAAAAGCGACATGAGAGcatttatgcgcttgctgatgacatgttggttaggggcggattctccttgcagaaaagtTTACAATTCCCCATAATTTACTATTCATGGCACTATAAACATTGTTATATAATTGACACATTGATTATATGCATTATCTTCTTAAAATCATCACAATCATGGTAATATAATTCAGCATGGAGTATTCCAGAGAAAACCAAGATCAAAATCAAAATCTTGAACACGTCACTTGTCACTTAGACCAATAAGAACAGTGTCAACAAAAGTTAAACTATTTGTATAGCAATACTGCTTTTTGATTGGCTGTATTGTGTTCCATgatttataattttgaaaaagaaaTATGCTTTGGGACACCTACAGTGACCTAATTAATGATTCATTTCAATATAAGGTTACAATAGAGTATAGTGTTGTATTATATAAGCTGGTATGGCCCCAGGTGATGCCAAAACAGCTGTAATATATCAGCTGGATAgtcagacctatatatatatatatatatatatatatatatatatagatatatatatatatataatatatatatatattgttgacATGGAACTCAATGTTTACATGAGAATGTTATGATGACTTCAATTGTTTACTCCTGTACTGAAGAAGACTGTTACTGCTTGTGAATGTAAAAGCATATACCTTTTTTCCAGATTTGTGGATTTCCATTTCcatgtatttctgattttttttttgaaagaataaaaatCTAAGTGAACCTTATTCCACATGTTGTATtcttctcattttattttatttaaaaatgtagtcaTTTCAATGGTTTTTACCTCagttttctacccaatttggaatcgccaattgtgttattattgatcccagttcaccactgcaaccccccggCAACTCGGGAACTTTGTCCCTGCCAAGCTGTAATTTTTCGACAGTGAAGCCATCAGACcaatagtgccggaggacaacatacactgaacaaaaatataaatgcaacatgcaacaatttaaaagattttactgagttacagttcatataaggaaaccagtcaattgaaataaattcattaggccctaatctatggatttcacatgaatgggaatacagatatgcatctgttggtcacagataccatAAAAAAAAGGTAgcggtgtggatcagaaaaccagtcagtatctggtgtgaccaccatttgcctcctGCACCACGACAGATCctcttcacatagagttgatcaggctgttgattgtggcctgtggaacgttgtcccactcctcttcagtggctgtgcgaagttgctggatactggcaggaactggaacacactgtagatccagagcatcccaagcatgctcaatgggtgacatgtctggtgagtatgcaggccatggaagaactgggacattttcagcttccggggccgtgcattatcatactgaaacatgaggtgatggcagcagatgaatggcacgacaatgggcctcaggatcttgtcacggtatctctgtgcattcaaattgccattgataaaatgcaattgtgttcgttgtccgtagcttatgcctgcccataccataaccccaccaccaccatggtgcactctgttcacaacgttgacatcagcaaaccactcaccCACACAACgtcatacacactgtctgccatctg
This Polyodon spathula isolate WHYD16114869_AA chromosome 3, ASM1765450v1, whole genome shotgun sequence DNA region includes the following protein-coding sequences:
- the LOC121308759 gene encoding uncharacterized protein LOC121308759, whose protein sequence is MQMTLPCEQQHRRPGESFNRLAQRKRKERSSSEYEENCIHVHSVRRRSENRSERVERVAQFEFLGSVLTDNGDIKPEITRRLAKGRQVMSGLTKLWMDKNISTQTKARLVRSLVHPVATYASESWITTKTLRRKIQSFKMWCWRRMLRVPWTERRSNVKILQQVGNPIPLDGTIIRQKPVYLRRITRGNQLEKVVMTGMANGKRGR